One window of Gammaproteobacteria bacterium genomic DNA carries:
- a CDS encoding SprT-like domain-containing protein gives MILQPEQVTDGDETPLTASRQQHVVDRTHTCILQAAALYQRQFSFIPIRFDLSGVAAGQFRWQGLWRPCVIRYNPWVFAADFEHHLTNTVAHEVAHYLVHRLYGARTRPHGPEWKQVMRALGVIPKATGHYSLSGVPVRRQQRHSYRCACRTHQLSSTLHKRQQQGRRYACKLCRAPLAFSGEPGR, from the coding sequence GTGATCCTGCAACCAGAACAAGTCACTGACGGCGACGAAACGCCCCTCACCGCCTCACGGCAACAGCACGTTGTTGACCGTACGCATACGTGCATTCTGCAAGCCGCTGCGCTGTATCAGCGCCAGTTTTCCTTTATTCCAATACGGTTTGATCTCAGCGGGGTAGCGGCGGGGCAGTTCCGCTGGCAGGGGCTGTGGCGGCCGTGTGTGATTCGGTATAACCCCTGGGTGTTCGCGGCCGATTTTGAGCATCACCTCACCAACACCGTGGCACATGAAGTGGCGCATTATCTGGTGCATCGTCTGTATGGCGCCCGCACCCGACCCCATGGCCCGGAATGGAAGCAGGTGATGCGGGCGCTCGGCGTGATCCCGAAGGCCACCGGACACTACAGCCTCAGCGGCGTGCCGGTACGGCGGCAGCAGCGCCACAGTTACCGCTGCGCCTGTCGCACGCACCAGCTATCCAGCACGCTGCACAAGCGCCAGCAGCAGGGCAGGCGCTATGCCTGCAAGCTCTGCCGTGCGCCGCTGGCATTTAGCGGCGAGCCGGGTCGCTGA
- a CDS encoding YhjD/YihY/BrkB family envelope integrity protein — protein sequence MQRLTDLKTNFQHLVWGEALSALTPWRARLVRMLRLFSAVVRDLGEGQLTLRAMSLVYTTLLSLVPLLALSFSVLKAFGVHNQIRPTLLAFLAPLGDKGAEITEQMLGFVSNIQVGVLGAIGLGLLLYTVTALLQKIELTFNYVWRVKHLRPLSQRFSQYLSVLTVGPLLVFSALGITAALMNSGVMQTLLAIEPFGTLIEITARLLPYLLVIAAFAMLYLLMPNTRVRFSAALTGATVAGVLWQSLGWGFAVFISTSTQYTAIYASFAIVIVSMIWLYLNWLIVLIGASIAFYAQYPAQLTTREREAVLSNRVKEKLALLIMTLIGRHFHTQQPAWSQEGLASRLNVPLVPVGTLLTALTRRGLLTETAQVPPCYLPARALETVTLRELLETVRSSGEETQLVTDGLPHEPAVDAVIARIDTAIDDALGKQTLRELTGTGEIKV from the coding sequence ATGCAACGGCTGACAGATCTCAAGACGAATTTCCAGCACCTGGTATGGGGCGAGGCGCTGAGCGCGCTTACGCCCTGGCGTGCGCGGCTGGTGCGCATGCTGCGCCTGTTCTCTGCCGTGGTTCGCGATCTGGGCGAGGGCCAGCTCACGCTGCGCGCCATGAGTCTGGTGTACACCACGCTGTTGTCACTGGTGCCGCTGCTGGCCTTGTCGTTTTCAGTGTTAAAGGCCTTCGGGGTGCACAACCAGATTCGCCCGACACTGCTGGCCTTTCTCGCCCCGCTGGGTGACAAGGGGGCGGAGATCACCGAGCAGATGCTCGGGTTTGTCAGCAATATCCAGGTCGGCGTACTCGGCGCCATCGGCCTCGGGTTGTTGCTGTACACCGTAACCGCCTTGCTGCAGAAGATCGAGCTTACGTTTAATTACGTCTGGCGGGTCAAGCACCTGCGGCCTTTGTCGCAGCGCTTCAGCCAGTATCTGAGCGTACTCACCGTCGGCCCGTTGCTGGTGTTCTCGGCGCTCGGTATCACCGCAGCGCTCATGAACTCAGGGGTGATGCAGACACTGCTTGCCATCGAACCCTTTGGCACGCTGATCGAAATTACGGCGCGACTGCTGCCTTACCTGCTGGTGATCGCGGCCTTTGCCATGCTCTATCTGTTGATGCCCAATACCCGTGTACGTTTCAGCGCGGCACTGACCGGCGCTACCGTCGCCGGCGTGCTGTGGCAGAGCCTTGGCTGGGGCTTCGCCGTCTTTATCAGTACCTCGACCCAATACACGGCGATTTATGCCAGTTTTGCGATTGTGATCGTGTCGATGATCTGGCTTTATCTCAACTGGTTGATTGTGCTCATCGGCGCCAGTATCGCCTTTTACGCCCAGTATCCCGCCCAACTCACCACGCGTGAGCGCGAGGCGGTCCTCAGTAACCGGGTGAAGGAAAAGCTGGCGCTGCTGATCATGACGCTGATCGGCCGTCACTTCCACACCCAGCAGCCCGCATGGTCGCAGGAAGGGCTGGCAAGCAGGCTTAATGTGCCTTTGGTCCCGGTGGGTACTCTCCTCACGGCACTCACGCGCCGGGGCCTGCTGACCGAGACCGCGCAGGTGCCGCCGTGCTATTTGCCCGCACGGGCGCTGGAGACGGTGACGCTGCGTGAATTGCTTGAGACGGTGCGCAGCAGTGGCGAGGAAACACAGCTGGTGACCGATGGCCTGCCGCATGAACCAGCGGTTGATGCCGTGATTGCGCGCATCGACACCGCGATCGACGATGCTCTCGGCAAGCAAACCCTGCGCGAGCTTACTGGCACTGGCGAGATTAAGGTCTGA